In Deltaproteobacteria bacterium, the following proteins share a genomic window:
- a CDS encoding SurA N-terminal domain-containing protein, producing the protein MLYLMRKHAGSWIIKIVLGVIVVVFIFWGVGSYRAGKGNRVAVVNGQAIALEDYRSAYEQLKEQYRRQFGNALDQKLLKTLGLKKQALDQLINRRLVLQEADRLNLHITKEELIRAIRSLGAFQENGHFDPRRYQRLLAANRMTPEIFEEKMKDDLLAEKLQGVILGSIKVSDAEALETFKWREEEVSLEYVVFKPSSYNDVKVTTEEVESYFSENKKAYEIPPKVKAGYLRFGFKELEPQVDVSENEISRYFEINKKTYATPKKVRARHILFKVDPGATQEELDEARNKAQLVLEEVKSGADFSKLAQKYSDDPGSKSKGGDLGFFTRDRMVKPFADAAFAMKAGEISELVATRFGWHIIKVEEVQEAKEPALSEVKDKIRSKLVKEGARTHAYDQAEEMYDASYGAGRLSDVAKAHGTEMLETDFFARGDLVKGIKEARKFAEVAFDLGDEEMSEPLELEDGYYILEVIGKKEAAIPELGSVEEKVRKDLIAVRQDELAKKEAENFLQAIRNGKKFEAEAKRLKLDAKTTDLFKRFGSIPGIGSEREIMDVAFLLSPSKPMPEAVIKGRQGYCVIRLKDRQDAAPKEFEDKKAEVKSGIISQKRQKLMEEWFAQLRRQSEITIEEGFFD; encoded by the coding sequence ATGCTTTACTTAATGAGAAAACATGCCGGCTCTTGGATTATCAAAATTGTCCTTGGAGTTATTGTCGTGGTTTTCATATTCTGGGGTGTTGGCAGCTATCGGGCCGGGAAGGGAAATCGTGTTGCAGTTGTTAATGGCCAAGCCATTGCTTTAGAGGACTACCGGAGCGCCTATGAACAGCTAAAGGAGCAGTACCGGAGGCAGTTCGGGAATGCCTTGGATCAGAAGCTCCTCAAGACACTTGGTCTCAAGAAACAAGCCTTGGACCAATTGATTAACCGCCGGCTTGTTCTCCAGGAGGCCGACCGTCTTAACCTGCATATTACCAAGGAGGAACTCATAAGGGCTATCCGGTCGCTTGGCGCCTTTCAAGAGAACGGTCATTTTGATCCCCGGCGGTATCAACGCTTGCTGGCTGCCAACCGGATGACGCCGGAGATATTCGAGGAAAAGATGAAAGATGATCTCCTTGCGGAAAAGCTTCAGGGGGTTATTCTGGGGAGTATCAAGGTATCAGATGCCGAGGCCCTGGAGACCTTCAAGTGGCGTGAGGAGGAGGTGAGCCTTGAGTATGTGGTCTTCAAGCCGTCATCATATAATGATGTCAAGGTAACCACGGAAGAAGTTGAATCCTATTTTTCGGAGAACAAAAAGGCCTACGAGATACCCCCTAAGGTAAAGGCCGGATATCTCCGTTTTGGTTTCAAGGAGCTTGAACCCCAGGTCGATGTCTCAGAAAATGAGATCAGCCGGTATTTTGAGATCAACAAGAAAACATATGCCACTCCAAAGAAAGTCCGGGCGCGTCATATCCTTTTCAAGGTGGACCCCGGCGCCACACAGGAAGAACTGGACGAGGCACGCAACAAAGCACAGTTGGTCCTGGAGGAGGTGAAATCCGGCGCGGACTTTTCCAAGCTGGCCCAGAAGTATTCTGATGATCCGGGCAGCAAGAGCAAGGGGGGCGATCTGGGATTTTTTACAAGAGACAGGATGGTAAAACCGTTCGCAGACGCTGCCTTTGCGATGAAGGCCGGTGAGATCAGTGAGCTAGTGGCAACCCGTTTCGGCTGGCATATTATCAAGGTTGAGGAGGTCCAGGAGGCCAAAGAGCCGGCATTGAGTGAAGTCAAAGACAAGATTCGAAGCAAACTCGTAAAGGAAGGAGCCAGAACCCATGCCTATGACCAGGCAGAAGAGATGTATGACGCAAGTTATGGGGCTGGGCGCCTTTCCGATGTGGCAAAGGCCCACGGGACTGAGATGCTTGAGACCGATTTTTTTGCCCGCGGTGATCTTGTAAAGGGGATCAAGGAGGCGCGAAAATTTGCCGAAGTAGCTTTTGACCTCGGCGATGAGGAGATGAGCGAACCCCTGGAACTGGAAGACGGCTATTATATCCTTGAAGTGATCGGCAAGAAGGAAGCAGCGATTCCTGAGTTGGGATCGGTCGAAGAAAAGGTGCGAAAGGACCTGATCGCGGTCAGACAAGATGAGCTGGCCAAGAAGGAAGCCGAGAATTTTCTGCAAGCCATAAGAAACGGGAAGAAGTTTGAAGCAGAAGCCAAGCGTTTGAAACTGGATGCAAAAACCACGGACCTTTTCAAGCGGTTTGGATCGATTCCGGGGATTGGTTCCGAAAGGGAAATCATGGATGTTGCTTTTCTGTTAAGCCCCTCAAAACCCATGCCCGAGGCAGTTATCAAGGGAAGACAAGGCTATTGTGTAATCCGATTGAAGGACCGGCAGGATGCTGCCCCCAAGGAATTTGAAGACAAGAAAGCAGAAGTTAAATCCGGCATCATCTCCCAGAAGCGTCAGAAACTGATGGAGGAATGGTTCGCTCAGTTACGCCGGCAAAGTGAGATCACTATTGAGGAGGGTTTTTTCGACTGA
- a CDS encoding aconitate hydratase codes for MPGKNVFEKILEAHGVDLTPRPGDSIKIPIDQTLTQDATGTMACLQFEALGVPCVRTKLSVSYVDHNTFQAGFQNSDDHRFLRSFAAKYGIVFSGPGNGICHQVHLERFGVPGDTLLGSDSHTSTGGGIGMLAIGAGGLDVAMAMAGQLFRLGRPEVVLVRLEGALSAWVTAKDVILEVLRRISVKGGFGRVFEYGGPGVATLSVPERATIANMGAETGATTSIFPSDEVTLAFLESQGRGKDWRAILADPDASYAEVMTIDLAELEPLVAQPHMPDRVCPVREVEGLKLDQVAIGSCTNSSYKDLATVAAILKGKSVHPETSLAISPGSRQVLAALAENGGLNDMIEAGARILECACGPCIGIGQSPPTDGVSLRTFNRNFKGRSGTIGAKLYLCSPETAAISGLNGRITDPRSFGEPIKVAVPEVFPAIDHLFLRPSDDPEDVEVVLGPNIKPLPQGKPMAEHFKGEVLLCLGDDITTDDIMPAGAHIMSLRSNIPAISQYVFSQHDPGFAKRAIEKGGGLIVAGKNYGQGSSREHAALAPMSLGIKGVIALSFARIHRANLINFGILPMTFSRAEDLGRIRLGDQLAVEDATILVRSGERTLRVVNRTQKNNFHVSIDLDATERDVVISGGLLNHFRLRNPNLGASPQLE; via the coding sequence GTGCCAGGTAAGAACGTTTTTGAAAAGATATTGGAAGCCCACGGGGTGGACCTGACTCCACGGCCGGGAGACTCCATAAAAATTCCGATTGACCAGACGCTTACTCAGGATGCCACCGGTACTATGGCGTGTCTACAGTTTGAGGCTCTGGGCGTGCCTTGCGTACGCACCAAGCTATCAGTGAGTTACGTTGATCACAATACCTTCCAGGCAGGTTTTCAAAACAGTGACGACCACCGATTTCTCCGCTCCTTTGCTGCCAAATACGGAATAGTGTTTTCCGGCCCTGGCAATGGCATCTGTCATCAGGTTCATCTGGAGCGATTCGGCGTGCCGGGTGACACGCTCCTTGGCTCAGACAGTCATACCTCTACAGGAGGGGGCATTGGGATGCTCGCGATCGGGGCCGGTGGCCTTGATGTTGCCATGGCCATGGCCGGCCAACTCTTCCGTTTAGGGCGCCCGGAGGTAGTCCTTGTCCGGCTGGAAGGGGCGCTTTCTGCTTGGGTTACAGCAAAGGATGTCATTCTGGAAGTACTGCGACGCATTTCCGTCAAGGGAGGTTTCGGCCGGGTCTTTGAATACGGTGGTCCGGGTGTTGCAACACTCTCTGTCCCTGAACGGGCTACGATTGCGAACATGGGCGCAGAGACAGGAGCCACAACGTCGATTTTTCCGAGTGATGAAGTTACCTTGGCCTTTCTGGAGTCTCAGGGACGAGGAAAAGACTGGAGGGCCATTTTGGCTGATCCTGATGCCTCTTACGCTGAAGTTATGACCATTGACCTTGCCGAACTGGAACCCCTGGTTGCACAGCCCCACATGCCGGATCGGGTCTGTCCGGTGAGAGAGGTTGAAGGACTCAAGTTGGATCAGGTGGCGATCGGCAGTTGTACGAATTCATCTTACAAGGACCTGGCAACTGTGGCAGCTATCCTGAAAGGAAAATCTGTCCATCCAGAAACAAGCCTTGCCATATCACCGGGCTCGAGACAGGTCTTGGCTGCACTGGCAGAAAATGGCGGTCTGAACGATATGATAGAGGCAGGAGCCCGAATCCTGGAATGTGCTTGCGGTCCTTGCATCGGAATTGGGCAATCTCCTCCGACTGACGGGGTAAGCCTCAGAACCTTCAACCGGAATTTCAAGGGCCGCAGTGGAACTATCGGCGCCAAGCTCTATCTGTGCAGTCCGGAGACGGCTGCCATCTCCGGACTGAATGGACGGATCACTGATCCGAGATCGTTTGGAGAGCCGATCAAGGTGGCCGTGCCGGAGGTTTTTCCGGCTATCGATCATCTCTTTTTGAGACCTTCGGACGATCCTGAAGATGTGGAAGTGGTGCTAGGCCCGAATATCAAGCCTCTTCCACAGGGTAAACCCATGGCTGAACACTTCAAGGGCGAGGTCTTGCTTTGCTTGGGAGATGATATTACCACAGACGATATCATGCCGGCAGGCGCCCACATCATGTCTTTGAGGTCAAACATCCCTGCAATTTCGCAATACGTGTTTTCACAGCACGATCCCGGCTTTGCAAAAAGGGCCATTGAAAAGGGTGGAGGCCTCATTGTGGCCGGCAAAAACTACGGGCAGGGGTCGAGTCGGGAACACGCGGCCCTGGCTCCCATGTCTTTGGGTATAAAAGGAGTCATTGCCCTTTCTTTTGCCAGGATACATCGGGCAAATCTCATCAATTTCGGCATACTGCCCATGACGTTTTCCAGGGCTGAGGATTTGGGACGGATCAGGCTTGGCGACCAACTTGCCGTGGAAGATGCGACAATCTTAGTTAGAAGTGGAGAAAGAACACTTCGTGTTGTAAATAGAACGCAGAAAAATAATTTTCATGTATCCATTGATCTGGATGCGACAGAAAGAGACGTGGTGATTTCAGGTGGACTCTTGAATCACTTTAGACTAAGGAACCCGAACTTGGGGGCTTCGCCCCAATTGGAGTGA
- a CDS encoding YkgJ family cysteine cluster protein produces MKWNEKKEKLKEIYERFEKDAREFKKGAICRIGCTYCCTDVGNVDINTLEGLIIWDRINTFPANLKRQLKQKLAQNRQEKEKQSIAPCPFLKDDDSCLIYDIRPFSCRQLYSIRECQGRGPTVHRQAVALAKKAVREMQHLDDTGYSGHISFILYLFDKPAFKRLYLSGGFEPAKIMEFGKTHGIIINRINRLAK; encoded by the coding sequence ATGAAGTGGAATGAGAAAAAGGAGAAGTTGAAAGAGATCTATGAGCGTTTTGAAAAGGACGCACGTGAATTCAAGAAAGGGGCTATTTGCAGGATAGGGTGCACGTACTGTTGCACAGACGTGGGAAACGTGGACATCAACACCCTTGAAGGGCTGATTATCTGGGATCGAATCAACACCTTCCCGGCAAACCTGAAGCGCCAACTCAAGCAAAAGCTTGCTCAAAACAGACAGGAGAAAGAGAAACAAAGTATTGCCCCGTGCCCATTCTTAAAAGATGACGACTCATGTCTCATCTATGACATTCGTCCTTTCAGTTGCAGGCAGCTTTACTCCATACGGGAATGCCAGGGTCGAGGCCCTACAGTCCATCGACAGGCTGTGGCTTTGGCAAAAAAGGCAGTTAGAGAAATGCAGCACTTGGATGACACAGGATATTCCGGGCACATCAGCTTCATTCTTTATCTTTTTGACAAACCTGCATTCAAAAGGCTCTATTTGTCCGGAGGATTTGAGCCCGCAAAAATCATGGAGTTCGGCAAGACGCATGGCATCATCATAAACCGTATAAACCGTCTTGCAAAATAA
- the hypA gene encoding hydrogenase maturation nickel metallochaperone HypA → MHEVSIAQGLLKIVEEETKKHGASRATRLHLRIGELATLVPDSLTFAFEVISKGTVAEGAELSIEIVPAKGRCDKCDIEFDVDDTMFFCPRCGGVAAEIISGKELELTEIEAD, encoded by the coding sequence ATGCACGAAGTTTCCATCGCACAAGGTCTGCTCAAGATAGTCGAGGAAGAAACCAAGAAACACGGGGCCTCCCGCGCCACACGACTGCATCTTCGAATCGGCGAACTTGCTACCCTTGTTCCTGACTCACTGACCTTTGCCTTTGAGGTGATCTCAAAGGGCACGGTGGCCGAGGGGGCAGAACTGAGCATAGAGATTGTGCCTGCAAAGGGACGATGCGACAAGTGTGACATAGAATTTGATGTGGATGACACCATGTTTTTCTGTCCTCGATGTGGCGGCGTGGCTGCTGAAATCATCTCCGGCAAAGAGCTTGAACTCACCGAAATCGAGGCAGATTGA